The Taeniopygia guttata chromosome 19, bTaeGut7.mat, whole genome shotgun sequence genome window below encodes:
- the MRPS23 gene encoding small ribosomal subunit protein mS23 isoform X2 yields the protein MVSLWLSLSRCPCHGVPVTVSLSQCHCHGVTVTATPGSVPTVATAPEARPGSAIGWRCLGTSSRRRSALGRVPWRPPRFRFLFPSVRFRFRFRCSTGGAAMAATAGSRTHKIGSVFSRARSLVRVGLLEKPLWLDVYAAFPPLREPVYRVPRPRYGTGQRVRAVLYREDTVRARFYKVYGNGPKPFELTQLNFKSTCQRFVEKYNELKEEGKIEEEKLFEETGKALLASGILLQRRGVDKVSGVQQ from the exons ATGGTGTCACTGTGGCTGTCGCTGTCACGGTGTCCCTGTCACGGTGTCCCTGTCACGGTGTCACTGTCACAGTGTCACTGTCACggtgtcactgtcacagccACACCGGGGTCGGTCCCGACTGTCGCGACAGCGCCGGAGGCGCGACCCGGCTCGGCCATCGGCTGGCGCTGCCTGGGCAcctcctcccgccgccgctcggCGCTCGGCCGCGTGCCCTGGCGGCCACCCCGGTTCCGGTTCCTGTTTCCTTCCGTTCGGTTCCGGTTCCGGTTCCGGTGCAGCACCGGCGGGGCCGCCATGGCCGCCACGGCCGGGAGCCGCACGCACAAGATCGGCAGCGTGTTCAGCCG GGCGCGGAGCCTGGTGCGCGTGGGGCTGCTGGAGAAGCCGCTGTGGCTGGACGTGTACGCCGCCTTCCCGCCGCTGCGGGAGCCCGTGTACCGCGTGCCGCGGCCGCGCTACGGCACCGGGCAGCGCGTCCGGGCCGTGCTCTACCGGGAGGACACCGTGAGGGC GAGGTTTTACAAAGTTTATGGCAACGGCCCCAAACCTTTCGAGCTGACCCAGTTAAACTTCAAATCGACCTGCCAGAG GTTTGTTGAGAAATACAATGAGCtgaaggaagaagggaaaattgAAGAGGAGAAGTTGTttgaagaaacaggaaaagccCTTCTGGCCAGTGGGATCCTTTTACAGAGAAGAGGAGTAGATAAA GTGtctggtgtgcagcagtga
- the MRPS23 gene encoding small ribosomal subunit protein mS23 isoform X1 produces MVSLWLSLSRCPCHGVPVTVSLSQCHCHGVTVTATPGSVPTVATAPEARPGSAIGWRCLGTSSRRRSALGRVPWRPPRFRFLFPSVRFRFRFRCSTGGAAMAATAGSRTHKIGSVFSRARSLVRVGLLEKPLWLDVYAAFPPLREPVYRVPRPRYGTGQRVRAVLYREDTVRARFYKVYGNGPKPFELTQLNFKSTCQRFVEKYNELKEEGKIEEEKLFEETGKALLASGILLQRRGVDKVAQQGAGSRDPAWQPQPQAARQEKRKDGEEPPELPGTQKEDPRPS; encoded by the exons ATGGTGTCACTGTGGCTGTCGCTGTCACGGTGTCCCTGTCACGGTGTCCCTGTCACGGTGTCACTGTCACAGTGTCACTGTCACggtgtcactgtcacagccACACCGGGGTCGGTCCCGACTGTCGCGACAGCGCCGGAGGCGCGACCCGGCTCGGCCATCGGCTGGCGCTGCCTGGGCAcctcctcccgccgccgctcggCGCTCGGCCGCGTGCCCTGGCGGCCACCCCGGTTCCGGTTCCTGTTTCCTTCCGTTCGGTTCCGGTTCCGGTTCCGGTGCAGCACCGGCGGGGCCGCCATGGCCGCCACGGCCGGGAGCCGCACGCACAAGATCGGCAGCGTGTTCAGCCG GGCGCGGAGCCTGGTGCGCGTGGGGCTGCTGGAGAAGCCGCTGTGGCTGGACGTGTACGCCGCCTTCCCGCCGCTGCGGGAGCCCGTGTACCGCGTGCCGCGGCCGCGCTACGGCACCGGGCAGCGCGTCCGGGCCGTGCTCTACCGGGAGGACACCGTGAGGGC GAGGTTTTACAAAGTTTATGGCAACGGCCCCAAACCTTTCGAGCTGACCCAGTTAAACTTCAAATCGACCTGCCAGAG GTTTGTTGAGAAATACAATGAGCtgaaggaagaagggaaaattgAAGAGGAGAAGTTGTttgaagaaacaggaaaagccCTTCTGGCCAGTGGGATCCTTTTACAGAGAAGAGGAGTAGATAAA GTGGCCCAGCAGGGTGCTGGATCCAGGGATCCtgcctggcagccccagccccaggctgcaaggcaggagaagaggaaggacggggaggagcccccagagctgccagggacaCAGAAGGAGGATCCCCGTCCCTcctga